One part of the Dyadobacter sp. 676 genome encodes these proteins:
- the sprA gene encoding cell surface protein SprA, whose amino-acid sequence MALKLLKSSTIRNNTKLPMWDLMMKNIYSLGTSQIDKQGFQLRVIYKDDQTGIDNPNLQESSIANVPLIRLSGLDRLNPVNDLQPDGNFDFVEGITVDSKTGRIIFPVLEPFGSNLSRKFGPGEDAYRNKYVFNELYRTTMIDAQQVSERNKFFIKGAYQSSGGAEVQLPFGVLETSVTVTSGGVPLAPGSDYIVEAQIGRVRILNTSVLNSGREIVIEYERPDMFQNQIRTLVGTRLDYVANRNLSVGLTAIKYRERTAGFLSRVSIGNEPVNNTMLGFDVNFRKDAPFLTKWLDALPLIQTKEMSTIQFKGEFAKLFPGVSKDVNNRSLVDDFEAARTIYDLSRQPQKWRLGAVPTKFRDGFDGKDLKYGYRRAKISAYTVDNIFGGDQGLGGGYQPPANITEADRNNYYERLYLPSHIFPNRPIAGLVTYPQQILDIAYFPSERGMYNYNTDLNPDGRMKNPRNNFGALSRAITSDNDFDNANIESIEFWMLDPFINDGTEKSKIRDGFSNTSNTTGGKLVFNLGDISEDVIPDERYNFENGLPLVAKQVGVNVDSTAWGYATKSQYLINAFSNENGARQKQDVGLDGLSNEEERVFFKNFLDRLPANLTPDARARILEDPSGDDFQFFLGASLDSADIKVLQRYKNYLGMENNSPESQGRSVDVTPASTNVPDAEDMNVDNTINDNESYYEYEIDLKPGQLEVGKGYVVDKTVNTKDGQSWYLFRVPIKEFSGVVGNMNGFKSIRFMRMYLTDFQQPVVLRFAQLQMVGQQYRKYTYNLDAPGLQEVPEPYDAKFTVGTVSIEENSQNNQSANKYVYTIPPGWIRDQDNTQRPPLQLNEQSMSLCVTDLRDGDSRAVFKNVNLDLLFRKRLRMYVHMQNEQNEDNMVGTFMRIGTDLTQNYYEIDLSALKATRPGESQDIQVWPESNEINIALADLIEAKAQRNRQIDKNLSVPYTITTADGRYKLTVVGNPDLSAVKVLMIGMRNPKSADERSKSFCIWVDEMHVEGFDDTGGVAAIAQLNAKLADFATLTASGRIETFGFGSVQQRIGERSRNFTAEYGFSSNIALDKLLPANWGFQIPLFVSYDRRNVKPHFDPLDPDTPLSTSLANLQTDEERDGYRRMVEENAVKRGFNFSNVRKVKTKPGARNHFYDFENFSFTYAFSDDKRRNILTQEYNQRMYKAGISYMYASQPKAIEPFKKWKATGRWAEFIKEFNVTLLPNMVSLRTDVDRRFLKTQLRNADLTTDGMQPLYEKYFWFNRYYDFGWNLTRNMTLTYSATANSIVDEPEGDINTGEKKDSLWNNFKKLGRIKNFDQKIDLTYRLPLDKIPVLDWMSADYKHSIGYNYQANALGLKDTTGLPFGDIIRNSRERGVTGKVDFVLLYNKLRYLKFANTPSAARKNFARSPGDIEEIDMRTTDIVKNLTRALMTVRGINFSYSVLETTALPGYLRAPKYFGLDNANAPGLGFVLGQQDRNFQVKAAEKGWITKSQQQNMPFQQTIAKNFSANTTLEPFKDFRLIIEARMTRQDAYQEFYRPDSSGNFVSQSPLRNGQFSMSFMSFRTAFAKMRRDNSSPVFDKFRAYRAILRDRLNAENKSGGEYNETSQDVLIAAFFAAYTGKDPKTVRTNPFLKFPMPNWDLSYSGLSQIPAFKRLFSSFTLRHKYMSNYSVGNFTSSLDYEALYVNLAVTGYPLSSRLNDLGQYVPVFAMSTITLSEKFQPLVGVEMRTQSRVTARVEYNRDRTIALNLSNSQVAELFNQDITVNIGFTKNNVPLPFKINGVKKKLKNDMTMQLAMTFRDTRSIQRKFDGENIPIAGNINFQLRPTVNYMVNNRLSVQFYFDRTFNDPLVSNSFYRASTAGGVQLKFNLAE is encoded by the coding sequence ATCGCGCTGAAACTCCTTAAATCTTCAACTATCCGTAACAATACCAAGCTGCCGATGTGGGACTTGATGATGAAGAACATCTATTCTCTCGGTACCAGCCAGATCGACAAGCAAGGGTTTCAATTGAGGGTTATTTATAAGGATGACCAGACAGGTATCGACAACCCGAACTTGCAGGAAAGTAGCATTGCTAACGTGCCGTTAATCCGCCTTTCGGGCCTAGACCGTTTGAATCCGGTGAACGACCTTCAACCCGATGGTAACTTCGACTTTGTGGAAGGCATTACTGTGGACAGTAAAACCGGCCGTATTATCTTTCCCGTGCTGGAACCCTTCGGTAGTAACCTTTCCCGGAAATTTGGCCCCGGCGAGGACGCTTACCGTAACAAATACGTCTTCAACGAGCTGTATCGTACCACGATGATCGATGCGCAGCAGGTTTCAGAGCGCAATAAATTTTTCATCAAAGGAGCGTACCAGTCGAGTGGCGGTGCGGAAGTACAGCTGCCATTTGGCGTACTCGAAACTTCGGTAACCGTAACTTCCGGAGGCGTGCCGCTCGCGCCGGGCTCGGATTATATTGTGGAAGCGCAGATTGGCCGCGTGCGGATTTTGAACACCAGCGTGCTCAACTCGGGACGTGAAATCGTGATCGAATACGAGCGCCCGGATATGTTCCAGAACCAGATCAGGACATTGGTAGGAACCCGCCTCGATTATGTTGCAAACCGGAACCTGAGTGTGGGTTTAACGGCCATAAAGTACAGGGAGCGGACGGCCGGTTTCTTGTCGCGGGTATCCATCGGTAACGAGCCGGTGAACAACACGATGCTCGGATTCGACGTGAATTTCCGTAAGGATGCACCATTCCTGACCAAATGGCTGGACGCCTTGCCGCTCATCCAAACGAAGGAAATGTCGACGATCCAGTTCAAGGGCGAGTTTGCCAAGTTATTCCCCGGTGTTTCAAAGGATGTGAATAACCGCTCGCTGGTGGATGACTTTGAAGCTGCCCGTACCATTTATGATCTTTCCCGCCAGCCGCAAAAATGGCGTTTGGGCGCAGTACCCACAAAGTTCAGGGATGGTTTTGATGGCAAAGACCTTAAATACGGATATAGACGTGCCAAGATTTCAGCTTATACGGTCGATAACATTTTCGGTGGCGACCAGGGTCTTGGCGGAGGTTACCAGCCGCCGGCCAATATAACCGAGGCCGATCGCAATAACTATTACGAGCGGCTTTACCTCCCCAGCCACATTTTTCCTAACCGACCCATCGCGGGGTTGGTGACTTATCCGCAGCAGATTCTTGACATTGCGTATTTTCCGAGCGAACGGGGAATGTACAACTATAATACGGATCTGAACCCGGACGGCCGCATGAAGAACCCGAGAAACAATTTCGGGGCGTTGAGCCGGGCTATTACTTCGGATAACGATTTTGACAACGCCAATATCGAAAGCATTGAATTCTGGATGCTGGATCCGTTTATTAATGATGGCACCGAAAAAAGCAAGATCAGAGATGGGTTTTCCAATACATCTAATACCACCGGCGGAAAACTGGTGTTCAACCTCGGTGATATTTCGGAAGATGTTATTCCCGACGAGCGTTACAACTTTGAGAATGGCTTGCCGTTGGTAGCGAAACAGGTGGGTGTGAATGTGGACTCGACGGCATGGGGTTATGCTACGAAATCGCAATACCTGATTAATGCATTCAGTAATGAAAATGGTGCGCGGCAGAAGCAGGACGTCGGTCTGGATGGTTTGTCGAATGAAGAAGAACGTGTTTTCTTTAAAAATTTCCTCGACCGCCTTCCGGCAAACCTGACTCCCGACGCACGCGCGAGAATCCTGGAAGACCCTTCCGGTGATGATTTCCAGTTCTTCCTCGGGGCCTCACTCGACAGCGCAGACATAAAAGTGCTGCAACGTTACAAGAACTACCTGGGGATGGAGAACAACTCTCCTGAAAGTCAGGGAAGGTCCGTGGATGTAACGCCGGCGTCGACCAACGTTCCGGATGCCGAGGACATGAACGTCGACAATACCATCAACGACAATGAATCTTATTATGAATATGAGATTGACCTGAAACCCGGCCAGCTTGAAGTAGGGAAGGGTTATGTTGTCGATAAAACCGTGAATACAAAGGACGGTCAGAGCTGGTACCTGTTCAGGGTTCCTATTAAAGAGTTTTCGGGGGTAGTAGGAAATATGAACGGTTTTAAATCGATCCGTTTCATGCGAATGTACCTGACCGACTTCCAGCAACCGGTGGTGCTCCGTTTTGCCCAGCTGCAAATGGTGGGCCAGCAATACCGGAAATACACTTATAACCTCGATGCGCCGGGCTTGCAGGAAGTTCCCGAACCTTACGATGCGAAATTTACAGTCGGAACGGTAAGCATTGAAGAGAACAGCCAGAATAACCAGAGCGCCAACAAATATGTGTATACCATCCCTCCCGGCTGGATACGCGACCAGGACAATACCCAACGTCCGCCGTTGCAGCTGAACGAACAGTCGATGAGCCTTTGCGTTACCGACCTGCGCGACGGCGATTCACGGGCTGTGTTTAAAAACGTAAACCTCGACCTGCTTTTCCGCAAGCGCCTCCGTATGTATGTACACATGCAGAACGAGCAAAACGAGGACAACATGGTAGGGACCTTCATGCGCATCGGTACCGACCTTACCCAGAACTACTACGAGATCGACCTTTCGGCATTGAAAGCAACCCGGCCCGGTGAGAGCCAGGACATCCAGGTTTGGCCGGAAAGTAACGAGATCAATATTGCGCTTGCCGACCTGATCGAGGCGAAAGCCCAGCGGAACCGGCAGATCGATAAAAACCTGAGCGTACCTTACACCATTACCACCGCCGACGGACGCTACAAACTTACCGTCGTCGGAAACCCGGACCTGAGTGCCGTGAAAGTACTTATGATCGGTATGAGGAATCCGAAATCGGCGGATGAACGGTCGAAGTCATTCTGTATCTGGGTAGATGAAATGCATGTGGAAGGATTCGACGACACGGGCGGTGTAGCGGCTATTGCGCAGCTGAATGCGAAGTTGGCTGATTTCGCGACATTGACTGCTTCGGGACGGATCGAAACATTCGGTTTCGGTTCTGTGCAACAGCGTATCGGAGAGCGTTCCCGCAACTTTACGGCCGAATACGGGTTTTCTTCCAATATCGCGTTGGACAAACTGCTTCCGGCTAACTGGGGCTTTCAGATCCCGCTGTTTGTGAGCTACGACCGGCGGAATGTAAAACCGCATTTCGACCCCCTCGATCCCGACACGCCGTTAAGCACGTCGCTGGCGAACCTCCAGACGGACGAAGAAAGGGACGGTTACAGGCGGATGGTGGAAGAGAATGCAGTTAAACGAGGGTTTAATTTCTCGAATGTCCGAAAGGTCAAGACCAAGCCGGGAGCCAGAAACCATTTTTACGACTTTGAAAACTTCTCGTTCACCTATGCATTCAGCGACGACAAGCGACGGAATATCCTGACGCAGGAATATAACCAGCGAATGTACAAAGCCGGTATTTCCTACATGTATGCGAGCCAGCCGAAGGCGATCGAGCCATTCAAGAAATGGAAGGCGACAGGCCGTTGGGCGGAGTTTATCAAGGAATTCAATGTGACGCTCCTGCCGAATATGGTTTCGCTGCGGACAGACGTAGACCGCCGGTTCCTGAAAACCCAGCTCCGTAACGCGGACCTGACTACCGACGGCATGCAGCCCTTGTATGAGAAATATTTCTGGTTCAACCGTTACTACGACTTTGGCTGGAACCTGACGCGCAATATGACGCTGACCTATTCCGCGACGGCCAACTCGATCGTCGATGAACCGGAAGGGGATATCAATACAGGAGAGAAGAAAGATTCGCTGTGGAACAATTTCAAAAAACTGGGCCGTATCAAAAATTTCGACCAGAAAATTGACCTGACTTACCGCCTGCCGCTCGACAAGATACCGGTTCTGGACTGGATGTCGGCAGATTACAAGCATTCCATCGGCTACAACTATCAGGCCAATGCATTGGGTTTGAAAGACACGACAGGCCTGCCGTTCGGGGACATTATCCGTAACAGCCGTGAGCGGGGCGTTACCGGGAAGGTGGATTTTGTGTTGCTTTACAACAAGCTCCGCTATCTGAAATTTGCCAATACGCCGTCGGCCGCCAGGAAGAACTTTGCACGCAGCCCCGGTGACATCGAGGAGATCGATATGCGCACGACCGACATTGTAAAAAATCTCACGAGGGCCCTGATGACCGTGCGCGGTATCAATTTCAGCTATTCGGTTTTGGAAACTACCGCATTACCCGGCTATTTGAGGGCTCCCAAGTATTTCGGGCTCGATAACGCCAACGCGCCGGGGCTCGGTTTCGTGCTGGGGCAGCAGGACAGGAATTTCCAGGTGAAGGCGGCCGAAAAGGGCTGGATCACGAAGAGTCAGCAGCAGAATATGCCATTCCAGCAGACCATCGCCAAGAACTTCTCGGCCAATACCACACTGGAACCTTTCAAGGATTTCAGGCTGATTATCGAGGCGCGCATGACGCGGCAGGACGCTTATCAGGAATTCTACCGGCCGGATTCGTCGGGGAATTTCGTATCTCAAAGCCCGCTTCGGAATGGTCAGTTCAGTATGTCGTTCATGTCGTTCCGGACGGCTTTTGCCAAAATGCGGCGTGACAATTCCTCGCCGGTATTCGACAAGTTCCGCGCCTACCGGGCCATCCTGCGCGATCGCCTGAATGCAGAGAATAAGAGCGGCGGCGAGTACAACGAAACATCGCAGGACGTATTGATTGCCGCGTTCTTTGCGGCATATACCGGCAAAGACCCGAAAACCGTCCGTACCAACCCGTTCCTGAAATTCCCGATGCCTAACTGGGATCTCAGCTATTCCGGTCTTTCACAGATACCGGCGTTCAAGCGGTTGTTCAGTTCGTTTACATTGCGGCATAAGTATATGTCCAATTACAGCGTAGGTAACTTTACGTCCTCGCTCGATTACGAAGCGCTTTATGTGAACCTGGCCGTGACGGGCTATCCGTTGTCGTCGAGGCTGAATGACCTTGGCCAGTATGTGCCGGTATTTGCGATGAGCACCATTACACTTTCGGAGAAGTTCCAGCCGCTGGTGGGCGTGGAGATGCGTACGCAGAGCCGTGTGACCGCGCGCGTAGAGTACAACCGCGACCGCACCATTGCATTGAACCTTTCCAACTCGCAGGTGGCGGAGCTCTTTAACCAGGATATTACGGTTAACATTGGCTTTACCAAAAACAATGTGCCGCTGCCGTTCAAGATCAACGGGGTGAAGAAGAAGCTGAAAAACGATATGACAATGCAGCTCGCGATGACGTTCCGCGACACGCGGTCGATCCAGCGGAAGTTCGATGGCGAGAATATCCCGATCGCCGGAAATATCAACTTCCAGCTTCGTCCGACGGTCAATTACATGGTCAATAACCGTTTGAGCGTACAATTCTATTTCGACCGGACGTTCAACGACCCGCTCGTTTCGAACTCATTCTACCGCGCCAGCACCGCCGGAGGAGTACAGCTCAAGTTCAATTTGGCTGAATAA
- the gatA gene encoding Asp-tRNA(Asn)/Glu-tRNA(Gln) amidotransferase subunit GatA, which yields MKEYLTLAEIQRDLREEGLTCVKLVDHYLEKIEANKHLNAFVEVYAEEARKAALAVDAKIANGTAGKLAGMVIGLKDVLSLTGHGLQAGSRILQNYKAPYTATAVQRLIDEDAIIIGRQNCDEFAMGSSNENSSFGPVLNAINNSKVPGGSSGGSAVAVQAGLCHASLGSDTGGSVRQPAAFCGVIGVKPSYGRVSRYGLIAYASSFDCIGPITKSVADAALILEVMSGADEFDSTVSERAVPAYSEKLEWNGKAKIGYIRSAVENEAIAPEIRRQTSDLLSRLRAEGHEVTGIDMPLLDSLLPTYYILTTAEASSNLSRFDGVRYGYRSPESADLESMYKKTRTEGFGDEVRRRILLGTFVLSANYYDAYYTKAQRVRRLVREETNRFFEQFDFLISPVTPTTAFTIGEKTEDPLQMYLADIFTVQANVVGNPAVSIPNGLDDQGMPIGIQIMAPYFGEEKMLAFANYLTELSKEGAVAYNQSH from the coding sequence TTGAAAGAGTATCTGACGCTGGCCGAAATTCAGAGAGATTTACGTGAAGAAGGTTTGACGTGCGTCAAGTTGGTTGACCACTATTTGGAAAAAATAGAGGCTAACAAGCATCTCAATGCTTTCGTTGAAGTTTATGCCGAGGAAGCGAGAAAGGCGGCCCTGGCCGTAGATGCGAAGATCGCCAATGGCACTGCCGGAAAGCTGGCAGGCATGGTGATCGGTCTTAAAGATGTGCTTTCACTGACCGGCCACGGCTTGCAGGCCGGAAGCCGGATCCTTCAAAATTATAAGGCACCATACACCGCAACCGCCGTACAGCGGCTCATCGATGAGGACGCGATCATCATCGGGCGGCAAAACTGCGACGAGTTTGCGATGGGTTCTTCGAATGAAAACTCGTCATTCGGGCCGGTGCTGAACGCGATTAACAATTCCAAAGTCCCGGGCGGGTCGTCAGGTGGTTCGGCGGTGGCCGTTCAGGCCGGGCTGTGCCATGCTTCTTTGGGAAGCGATACCGGTGGTTCGGTGCGCCAGCCGGCCGCATTCTGCGGTGTGATCGGCGTGAAGCCTTCCTATGGCCGTGTTTCGCGCTACGGGCTCATCGCCTATGCTTCGTCTTTCGACTGCATCGGACCTATTACCAAAAGTGTGGCCGATGCCGCATTGATTCTGGAAGTAATGTCGGGTGCCGACGAATTCGATAGTACCGTTTCCGAAAGGGCGGTGCCTGCTTATTCGGAGAAACTGGAGTGGAACGGTAAGGCCAAAATCGGTTATATCCGCAGCGCGGTGGAGAACGAAGCGATCGCGCCTGAAATCCGCAGGCAGACTTCGGACCTGCTCAGCCGCCTGCGTGCGGAAGGTCATGAGGTAACAGGCATAGACATGCCGCTGCTGGATTCGCTTTTGCCTACCTATTATATTCTTACGACCGCCGAAGCGAGCTCGAACCTGTCGCGTTTCGACGGTGTCCGGTACGGCTACCGCAGCCCCGAATCGGCCGATCTGGAAAGCATGTACAAGAAGACACGCACGGAAGGTTTTGGCGACGAGGTAAGGAGAAGAATACTATTGGGTACTTTCGTATTAAGCGCAAATTATTACGACGCATACTATACCAAGGCGCAACGCGTTAGAAGATTGGTGCGGGAGGAAACGAACCGGTTCTTCGAGCAGTTCGATTTCCTGATTTCCCCGGTAACACCTACCACAGCTTTTACAATTGGCGAAAAGACGGAAGATCCGTTACAAATGTATCTTGCGGATATTTTCACTGTGCAGGCGAATGTCGTAGGTAATCCTGCGGTGTCCATTCCCAACGGGCTGGACGATCAGGGAATGCCTATCGGGATCCAAATTATGGCCCCTTATTTCGGCGAGGAAAAAATGCTGGCATTTGCCAATTATCTCACCGAGTTGAGCAAGGAAGGGGCCGTAGCATACAACCAGAGTCATTAG
- the sprA gene encoding cell surface protein SprA, protein MSSTIYSYLFKVLSISAGAVFLVNVSGGKGEPYSEQAEEWAILADTLREDTVKKNIDRSGSQLIMRWKDYYSNRISEPRPRSPFYLREPNNISTNVILDSAGKITVTEKIQTPGVSTPGVTTPGVAAPGVSTPGGGLNYRLPERMDLETYDKIQEDRAFRSLLREYASRQDGNSALGARGLLPKLDLPPGLSKLLGDNFVNFKPTGFVSLDLGLMHQFLDNPAIPIRQRRNTQFIFNEQININFDAKLGDMLGFQTNFDTKANFNFENAIKLNYKNPEESFIRKIEAGNINWAINSQLIPGVQNLFGLKTDFQFGRLSATFVASQQKSSKERITLRGGAQSRDFELRADTYDENRNFFLSQYFRNIYESSLQNTPTITSGVTVTRLEVYVTNRTTTTESLRNVVGFADLGEPAPYRAGNPNLQPVRSTSPAGNEANGLYQTLSKNNAFRQVDNANTAITGLGLEKTVDYELLRGAKRLIVDRDYTFHPQLGYISLTNALRNDEVLAVSYEYTLNGRAYKVGGVNGGLSGETGQRSYRAETP, encoded by the coding sequence TTGTCATCAACGATTTACTCTTATCTTTTTAAGGTACTAAGCATTTCGGCCGGAGCGGTGTTCCTCGTAAACGTTTCGGGCGGCAAGGGCGAACCATATTCGGAACAGGCGGAAGAATGGGCCATACTTGCGGATACGCTTAGAGAAGATACCGTTAAGAAAAATATCGACAGGTCGGGCTCCCAGTTGATCATGCGATGGAAAGATTATTATTCCAACCGCATCTCGGAACCCCGGCCGCGGTCGCCGTTCTACCTTCGCGAGCCGAACAATATCTCCACCAACGTCATTCTCGACAGCGCCGGTAAAATTACGGTGACCGAGAAAATTCAAACGCCGGGCGTTTCCACGCCGGGCGTCACTACGCCGGGCGTCGCCGCGCCGGGCGTTTCCACGCCGGGCGGTGGATTAAACTACCGCTTACCTGAGCGGATGGATCTCGAAACTTACGACAAGATCCAGGAAGACAGGGCATTCAGAAGCCTCCTGCGCGAGTACGCCAGCAGACAGGATGGCAACAGTGCTCTCGGTGCGCGTGGCTTGCTGCCGAAACTTGATTTGCCGCCGGGCCTGTCGAAGCTGCTGGGTGATAACTTTGTAAACTTCAAACCGACCGGTTTTGTATCGCTGGACCTGGGTTTAATGCATCAGTTCCTCGACAATCCGGCAATTCCGATCCGGCAGCGCCGGAATACGCAATTTATCTTCAACGAGCAGATCAATATCAATTTCGATGCGAAACTGGGCGACATGCTGGGCTTCCAGACGAATTTCGACACGAAGGCCAACTTCAATTTCGAGAATGCGATCAAACTGAATTACAAGAATCCCGAAGAAAGTTTTATACGGAAGATCGAAGCCGGTAACATTAACTGGGCCATTAACAGTCAGCTGATCCCGGGCGTTCAGAATCTGTTCGGTTTGAAAACAGATTTTCAGTTCGGCCGTCTGAGCGCCACTTTCGTCGCTTCCCAGCAAAAATCAAGCAAGGAACGGATCACCCTGCGCGGGGGCGCGCAAAGCCGGGACTTCGAATTGCGGGCGGATACTTATGACGAAAATCGTAACTTTTTCCTTTCCCAGTATTTCCGGAATATCTACGAAAGCTCGCTGCAAAACACGCCGACCATTACCTCGGGCGTAACCGTAACGCGGCTTGAAGTGTATGTAACCAACCGCACGACCACCACCGAGTCGCTTCGTAACGTAGTCGGTTTCGCCGATCTGGGCGAGCCTGCACCTTACCGGGCGGGGAATCCCAATTTGCAACCTGTACGTTCGACCTCGCCCGCCGGCAACGAGGCGAACGGCCTTTATCAGACCTTGTCCAAGAACAACGCTTTCCGGCAGGTCGACAATGCCAATACCGCCATTACCGGCCTGGGACTCGAGAAAACGGTTGATTACGAGTTGCTGCGTGGCGCCAAGCGTCTTATCGTAGACCGTGATTATACTTTCCATCCCCAATTAGGGTATATCTCGCTTACCAATGCGCTCCGTAACGACGAAGTCCTGGCGGTTTCCTATGAATATACATTGAACGGACGGGCTTACAAGGTAGGGGGAGTTAACGGAGGATTATCAGGCGAGACAGGACAACGAAGTTATCGCGCTGAAACTCCTTAA
- the ruvA gene encoding Holliday junction branch migration protein RuvA yields the protein MIAYVNGIVTYKDPAYAIIDVNGVGYEVRISLQTYTSLPDIGARCKLVTFLNIREDAHVLYGFWGNDEKKLFLDLTSISGIGPSTALVMLSSLSSSEIRQGIIDEDLRLIQSIKGIGSKTAQRVILELRDKIRKEELVSTGTRSAETSSSTLRSEALAALVTLGIPKATAEKSLDAIIKREGQSISVENLIKLALR from the coding sequence ATGATTGCCTACGTTAACGGGATTGTAACCTATAAAGACCCAGCGTACGCTATTATCGATGTCAACGGAGTGGGTTACGAGGTCAGGATTTCATTACAGACCTATACTTCGCTCCCCGACATTGGTGCCCGGTGCAAGCTGGTAACGTTTCTCAATATACGGGAAGATGCCCACGTCCTGTACGGATTTTGGGGGAATGATGAGAAAAAGCTTTTCCTGGACCTGACAAGCATTTCTGGGATCGGGCCGTCGACAGCGCTCGTGATGCTTTCCTCTCTTTCCTCCTCGGAAATCCGGCAAGGAATTATTGATGAAGACCTGCGCCTGATCCAGTCGATCAAAGGCATAGGGTCCAAGACTGCTCAGCGCGTAATCCTCGAACTAAGAGACAAAATTCGTAAGGAAGAGCTCGTTTCGACAGGCACCCGGTCGGCCGAAACGTCGTCAAGCACTCTCCGGAGTGAAGCGTTGGCTGCGCTCGTTACTTTGGGTATTCCCAAGGCCACGGCGGAGAAAAGTCTGGATGCCATCATCAAACGTGAGGGGCAGTCTATTAGCGTTGAAAATCTGATCAAACTGGCGTTACGATAA
- a CDS encoding LysM peptidoglycan-binding domain-containing protein, whose translation MRISKRVLWLGAMCAGLWTMPVGAMVPQESLTSGQDTVESIAQEEDDLMPSLPEVEEIGPNPAVPEELLKERFAKLEKSIPLTYHKSSHEFVEYFIYKKAKFTQTMMERMPLYFPLFEKTLAKHGLPTELKYLSMIESGLNPTVISHARAGGLWQFMPATGREFGLYQDKYIDERFEPVKATEAACLYLKQLYNIFGDWELALASYNTGPGNVKRAMRRSRGTTFWTIYNVLPRETRSYVPQYVAMNYMMNYGYDHGIFPENTEFQIPNDTIHVNGYIDLTAFCNNASIDFEVLKKLNPHITKTILPEQTRDFVLKVPSVRFTYLMSNRASIMDSCTRRYLSSGVMVARADSTQTDSLSGNGAFPYVLASNVSDDEGYDEDSGEETVQRTRTKRVSYTVRRGDNVAGIARKYGVSVASLRKWNRIRRNNIRRGQRLVIYKEVKEIVPATRIAAKARPQQEEEEQVAKQQRHTRKRYHTVQKGDTLWIISQRYGLEIGQLKKRNKIRGNSIKPGQKLIIST comes from the coding sequence ATGAGGATTTCGAAAAGAGTATTGTGGCTCGGAGCCATGTGTGCAGGGTTATGGACTATGCCCGTCGGGGCAATGGTTCCACAGGAGAGTTTGACATCCGGGCAGGATACAGTTGAGAGTATTGCTCAGGAAGAAGATGATTTGATGCCGTCACTTCCGGAAGTAGAAGAAATCGGGCCGAATCCCGCGGTTCCCGAAGAACTTTTAAAAGAAAGGTTCGCGAAGCTTGAAAAGTCGATCCCGCTTACTTACCACAAATCGTCCCACGAATTTGTAGAATATTTTATCTACAAAAAGGCCAAGTTCACCCAGACGATGATGGAGCGTATGCCGCTCTATTTCCCGCTTTTCGAGAAAACCCTCGCCAAGCACGGGCTACCTACCGAACTGAAATACCTGTCCATGATCGAATCGGGGCTGAATCCGACCGTGATATCACACGCCCGTGCGGGAGGCCTCTGGCAATTCATGCCGGCTACGGGCCGGGAATTCGGTCTCTATCAGGACAAATATATCGACGAACGCTTCGAGCCGGTAAAGGCAACCGAGGCGGCCTGCCTTTATCTTAAACAGCTTTACAACATTTTCGGCGACTGGGAGCTGGCATTGGCTTCGTATAACACGGGCCCCGGCAATGTGAAACGCGCGATGCGCCGCTCGCGCGGGACTACCTTCTGGACGATATACAATGTCCTTCCCCGCGAAACCCGTTCATACGTGCCGCAATATGTGGCCATGAACTACATGATGAACTATGGTTACGACCACGGCATTTTCCCCGAAAACACAGAATTCCAGATTCCGAACGATACCATTCACGTCAACGGTTATATCGACCTGACGGCATTTTGCAACAACGCAAGCATCGATTTCGAGGTCCTCAAAAAGCTCAATCCGCATATTACCAAGACGATCCTTCCCGAACAAACGCGCGACTTCGTTTTGAAAGTGCCGAGCGTCCGGTTCACCTATCTGATGAGCAACCGCGCATCGATCATGGATTCGTGCACAAGAAGATACCTTTCTTCCGGTGTAATGGTGGCCAGAGCCGACAGCACCCAGACCGATTCACTGTCCGGAAACGGCGCATTCCCTTATGTGCTGGCATCGAATGTGTCGGACGACGAAGGTTATGATGAAGATAGCGGCGAGGAAACGGTTCAGCGTACCCGCACCAAACGCGTATCCTACACGGTCAGGCGCGGCGATAACGTAGCGGGCATCGCGCGGAAGTATGGCGTTTCGGTAGCGTCGCTCCGTAAATGGAACCGCATCCGCCGCAACAATATCCGCAGGGGGCAGCGTCTGGTGATCTACAAAGAGGTGAAGGAAATTGTACCCGCAACCCGCATTGCAGCCAAAGCAAGGCCACAGCAGGAGGAAGAAGAGCAGGTGGCGAAACAGCAGCGTCATACCCGGAAACGTTATCATACCGTACAAAAAGGAGATACATTATGGATTATTTCGCAGCGCTACGGTCTGGAAATCGGTCAGTTGAAAAAACGGAACAAGATCAGGGGCAACTCGATCAAGCCCGGCCAAAAGTTGATTATTTCTACCTAG